One window of the Anaeromyxobacter dehalogenans 2CP-C genome contains the following:
- a CDS encoding TolC family protein: MRRLRPAAILLLAAAAPALAAAEARVPLADDPALARLVSETLEARPELRSAHAMVRAEHERVPQAGALPDPVLSLGLQNDGFGAIQVGKMETSYYSIGLSQTFPFPGKRALRAEAASAGANAAMASLDRARLGAEADMRRAYVDLVLVRDRMALLRRLEALWVRSEGTARARYESGGGAQTDLLRAQLERTRLRQRRVALEAEERARVAVVNRLRGRPAAEPVETIAGLEALADPALPERDAALADAEARSPELASARAAARQADREATLARRERFPDLTVSAGVMPRGALEPMWQVGVSVPLPVFSGRKQSRAAAMSAARAENGAAAADAFAQVVRLRALEREEALAAAIDTLALYRGGLLVQSRATAESALAQYVTGQVPFASVLDALAGTVADEEGFLGTAAEAQRLWIAAREVSLDEALPGGAAGGGGAMPGAGGAVSAAGPARPAGGGAQAAASGGSSSSSSSMGGGM, translated from the coding sequence ATGAGACGACTCCGTCCCGCCGCGATCCTGCTCCTCGCCGCCGCCGCGCCGGCCCTCGCCGCCGCGGAGGCGCGCGTCCCGCTCGCCGACGACCCGGCGCTCGCGCGGCTCGTCTCCGAGACGCTGGAGGCGCGCCCCGAGCTCCGCTCCGCGCACGCCATGGTCCGCGCCGAGCACGAGCGCGTCCCGCAGGCCGGCGCGCTGCCGGACCCGGTGCTGTCGCTCGGCCTGCAGAACGACGGCTTCGGCGCGATCCAGGTCGGCAAGATGGAGACGAGCTACTACTCGATCGGCCTCTCGCAGACGTTCCCGTTCCCCGGCAAGCGCGCGCTGCGGGCCGAGGCCGCGTCGGCCGGCGCGAACGCCGCGATGGCGTCGCTCGACCGGGCCCGGCTCGGCGCCGAGGCGGACATGCGCCGCGCGTACGTGGACCTGGTGCTGGTGCGCGACCGGATGGCGCTGCTGCGGCGCCTGGAGGCGCTCTGGGTGCGCTCGGAGGGCACCGCCCGCGCCCGTTACGAGTCCGGCGGCGGCGCGCAGACCGACCTGCTCCGCGCCCAGCTGGAGCGGACGCGCCTGCGGCAGCGCCGCGTCGCGCTCGAGGCCGAGGAGCGCGCGCGGGTGGCGGTGGTGAACCGGCTGCGCGGCCGGCCCGCCGCGGAGCCGGTCGAGACCATCGCCGGCCTGGAGGCGCTCGCGGACCCGGCGCTGCCGGAGCGCGACGCGGCGCTCGCCGACGCGGAGGCCCGCAGCCCGGAGCTGGCCTCGGCGCGGGCCGCGGCCCGGCAGGCCGACCGCGAGGCGACGCTGGCGCGGCGCGAGCGCTTCCCGGACCTCACGGTGAGCGCGGGGGTGATGCCCCGCGGCGCGCTCGAGCCCATGTGGCAGGTGGGCGTGTCGGTCCCGCTGCCGGTCTTCTCCGGGCGCAAGCAGTCGCGCGCCGCGGCCATGAGCGCGGCGCGGGCCGAGAACGGCGCCGCCGCGGCGGACGCGTTCGCGCAGGTGGTGCGGCTCCGCGCGCTCGAGCGCGAGGAGGCGCTCGCCGCGGCCATCGACACGCTCGCGCTCTACCGCGGCGGGCTGCTGGTGCAGTCCCGCGCCACCGCCGAGAGCGCGCTCGCGCAGTACGTCACCGGCCAGGTGCCGTTCGCGTCGGTGCTCGACGCGCTGGCCGGCACGGTCGCCGACGAGGAGGGGTTCCTCGGCACGGCGGCGGAGGCGCAGCGCCTGTGGATCGCCGCGCGCGAGGTCAGCCTCGACGAGGCGCTCCCCGGCGGCGCCGCGGGCGGCGGCGGGGCCATGCCCGGCGCGGGCGGCGCGGTCTCCGCCGCCGGCCCGGCCCGCCCGGCAGGCGGCGGCGCGCAGGCGGCGGCCTCCGGCGGTTCCTCCTCTTCCTCTTCCTCGATGGGCGGTGGCATGTGA
- a CDS encoding RsmB/NOP family class I SAM-dependent RNA methyltransferase, which produces MTARDPRPSPAAPTEAERRVAGVAWEALAGTGPGLGPELDEVLAGGAAERAVTRALRARPALDAAGRAAVAEAIFGVGLWRRRLRAQLGDPRAPPALLLAALLRDLGGREAGASEALAGLPPGALPPPRPPPAARADRFSLPAWLDAELAAAAGPDADALAAALCLPGPVALRANRLRAGPAALAARLEAEGVRTRPGALAPACLVVEGPRPNVYGLGAWQEGLFEVQDEGSQLLGEAVGARAGEAVLDACAGAGGKTLLLAAAVGAAGRVHAADPDAGRLVRLRTRALAAGAARIVAVHGAAAPAELRVDRALVDAPCSELGALRRGPDLRWRLDPAAFAALPALQARILERAAAHVRPGGRLVYATCTFRRAEDEDVAEAFEAAHPEFARAAPDAPASTLTPDGFLRTWPHRHGTDAFFAAAWVRRG; this is translated from the coding sequence ATGACCGCTCGCGACCCCCGCCCATCTCCGGCCGCGCCCACCGAGGCGGAGCGGCGCGTCGCGGGCGTCGCGTGGGAGGCGCTCGCGGGCACGGGCCCCGGGCTCGGGCCGGAGCTCGACGAGGTGCTCGCCGGCGGCGCGGCGGAGCGGGCCGTGACCCGCGCGCTGCGGGCCCGGCCGGCGCTCGACGCGGCCGGGCGCGCCGCGGTGGCCGAGGCGATCTTCGGCGTGGGGCTGTGGCGGCGCCGGCTGCGCGCGCAGCTCGGCGATCCGCGCGCGCCGCCCGCGCTGCTGCTCGCGGCCCTGCTGCGCGACCTCGGCGGCCGCGAGGCGGGCGCCTCCGAGGCGCTCGCCGGCCTGCCGCCCGGCGCGCTCCCGCCGCCGCGCCCGCCGCCGGCCGCGCGCGCCGACCGCTTCTCCCTGCCGGCCTGGCTCGACGCCGAGCTCGCCGCGGCGGCCGGCCCGGACGCGGACGCGCTCGCCGCGGCGCTGTGCCTGCCCGGCCCGGTGGCGCTCCGGGCGAACCGGCTCCGCGCCGGGCCTGCCGCGCTCGCCGCGCGCCTCGAGGCCGAGGGCGTGCGCACCCGGCCCGGCGCGCTCGCGCCCGCGTGCCTGGTGGTGGAGGGCCCGCGGCCGAACGTGTACGGGCTCGGCGCCTGGCAGGAGGGGCTCTTCGAGGTGCAGGACGAGGGGAGCCAGCTCCTCGGCGAGGCGGTGGGCGCGCGCGCCGGGGAGGCGGTGCTCGACGCGTGCGCCGGGGCCGGCGGGAAGACGCTCCTGCTCGCCGCGGCGGTGGGCGCGGCGGGGCGCGTGCACGCCGCCGATCCGGACGCCGGGCGGCTGGTGCGCCTCCGGACGCGCGCGCTCGCCGCGGGCGCGGCGCGCATCGTGGCGGTGCACGGCGCCGCGGCGCCGGCGGAGCTCCGGGTGGATCGCGCGCTGGTGGACGCGCCCTGCTCCGAGCTGGGCGCGCTCCGCCGCGGGCCGGACCTGCGCTGGCGGCTCGACCCCGCCGCGTTCGCGGCGCTCCCCGCGCTGCAGGCGCGCATCCTGGAGCGCGCCGCGGCGCACGTGCGCCCCGGCGGCCGGCTGGTCTACGCGACCTGCACGTTCCGGCGCGCCGAGGACGAGGACGTCGCCGAGGCGTTCGAGGCGGCCCACCCGGAGTTCGCGCGCGCGGCGCCGGACGCGCCCGCGAGCACGCTCACCCCCGACGGCTTCCTGCGGACCTGGCCGCACCGCCACGGCACCGACGCGTTCTTCGCGGCGGCGTGGGTGCGGAGGGGATAG
- a CDS encoding MarR family winged helix-turn-helix transcriptional regulator: MTSRRGDAWLELVQLVAQVEADLGKVLQARHRLGLTEFRALELLARAPDSELRMQELAAQLGLNQSSVSRMVERLERGGLTVRDLCPDDKRGVYTVLTERGRARLEGARPDYSRALEVALEAHGGAKLLAARSAKAR; encoded by the coding sequence GTGACGTCGAGGCGAGGCGATGCGTGGCTCGAGCTGGTCCAGCTCGTGGCCCAGGTCGAGGCCGATCTGGGCAAGGTGCTGCAGGCCCGCCACCGGCTCGGGCTGACGGAGTTCCGCGCGCTCGAGCTGCTGGCGCGAGCGCCGGACTCCGAGCTGCGCATGCAGGAGCTGGCCGCGCAGCTGGGCCTGAACCAGAGCTCGGTCTCGCGGATGGTCGAGCGGCTCGAGCGCGGCGGCCTCACGGTCCGCGACCTGTGCCCGGACGACAAGCGCGGCGTGTACACGGTGCTGACCGAGCGAGGGCGCGCGCGCCTCGAGGGCGCGCGGCCCGACTACTCGCGGGCGCTGGAGGTGGCGCTCGAGGCGCACGGGGGCGCGAAGCTGCTGGCCGCGCGGTCGGCGAAGGCCAGGTAG
- a CDS encoding DMT family transporter — translation MTTTNETNGGNGRAWFMLLLAGAFEIGYALSVAGSRAFTVPGWSISAGVFFLLTLYALSVALRTIDVGIGYAVWAGIGSVGAAILGGVLLDQPLTPVQAFWLAVIIAGVVWLKLADRARADGPGARA, via the coding sequence GTGACGACGACGAACGAGACGAACGGGGGCAATGGGCGCGCGTGGTTCATGCTGCTGCTCGCGGGGGCCTTCGAGATCGGTTACGCCCTGAGCGTCGCCGGCAGCAGGGCGTTCACCGTGCCGGGCTGGTCCATCTCCGCCGGGGTGTTCTTCCTGCTGACGCTGTACGCGCTGAGCGTCGCCCTGCGCACGATCGACGTGGGGATCGGCTACGCGGTGTGGGCCGGCATCGGCTCGGTGGGCGCGGCGATCCTCGGCGGCGTCCTGCTCGACCAGCCCCTGACGCCGGTCCAGGCGTTCTGGCTGGCGGTCATCATCGCCGGCGTGGTCTGGCTGAAGCTGGCGGACCGGGCCAGGGCGGACGGGCCCGGGGCGCGCGCCTGA
- a CDS encoding DMT family transporter gives MSWIHLGVAVIFEIAVAISAGNARGFTRPWWTTATLVSGAIGTFFLSLALLTFDVGVGYAIWTSVAGVGVVVLGAMFLGQRLGWQKLLGILLVIGGVVGLRLSGAA, from the coding sequence ATGAGCTGGATCCATCTCGGCGTCGCCGTGATCTTCGAGATCGCGGTGGCCATCTCCGCAGGCAACGCACGAGGCTTCACCCGACCGTGGTGGACCACGGCCACGCTCGTCAGCGGCGCGATCGGCACCTTCTTCCTCAGCCTGGCGCTGCTGACGTTCGACGTCGGGGTCGGCTATGCGATCTGGACGTCCGTCGCGGGCGTGGGGGTCGTCGTCCTCGGCGCGATGTTCCTCGGCCAGCGACTCGGCTGGCAGAAGCTCCTCGGGATCCTGCTCGTCATCGGCGGCGTGGTGGGCCTGCGGCTCAGCGGCGCCGCCTGA
- the ilvD gene encoding dihydroxy-acid dehydratase: MRSDRIKKGFERAPHRSLLRATGLNDGDFEKPFIGIANSHIDIIPGHYYLQEYGRIAKDEIRKAGGVPFEFNTIGVDDGIAMGHEGMRYSLPSRELIADSIETVMNAHQLDALVCIPNCDKIVPGMLMGALRVNVPTVFVSGGPMKAGHLHDGTPIDLNTAFEAVGKRAQGQITDAELYEIECQACPSGGSCSGMFTANSMNVLCEAMGVALPGNGTVLALTPEREALVRRAARRAVEIAADERFRLRNLVNRDAIHNAMVVDMAMGGSSNTVLHMLAISREAGAPLSLRDIEEIAGKVSHIAKIAPSLATVHMEDIHRAGGVPAVLREAARRGGIVREDALTVTGETVGERIRGARTADPELIRPLENAYSPVGGLAVLFGNLAAEGAVVKTAGIQPSMRTFTGEAICFDSQDEAIAGIMGGKVKPGHFVVIRYEGPKGGPGMQEMLSPTSLIMGMGLGESVALVTDGRFSGATRGACVGHVSPEAAEGGVIGLVQDGDRITIDVAARALTVDVSDAELARRREGFRPKRRDPGSSWLRRYAHLVTNAANGAVLRSTDL, from the coding sequence ATGCGCAGCGACCGGATCAAGAAGGGCTTCGAGCGTGCGCCCCACCGCAGCCTCCTCCGCGCGACGGGCCTGAACGACGGCGACTTCGAGAAGCCGTTCATCGGCATCGCCAACAGCCACATCGACATCATCCCGGGCCACTACTACCTGCAGGAGTACGGCCGGATCGCGAAGGACGAGATCCGCAAGGCCGGCGGGGTGCCGTTCGAGTTCAACACCATCGGCGTGGACGACGGCATCGCCATGGGCCACGAGGGCATGAGGTACAGCCTGCCCTCGCGCGAGCTCATCGCCGACTCGATCGAGACGGTGATGAACGCGCACCAGCTCGACGCGCTCGTCTGCATCCCGAACTGCGACAAGATCGTCCCCGGCATGCTCATGGGCGCGCTCCGCGTGAACGTGCCCACCGTGTTCGTGTCCGGCGGGCCCATGAAGGCGGGCCACCTCCACGACGGCACGCCCATCGACCTCAACACCGCGTTCGAGGCGGTGGGCAAGCGCGCGCAGGGGCAGATCACCGACGCCGAGCTGTACGAGATCGAGTGCCAGGCCTGCCCGTCCGGCGGCTCGTGCTCCGGCATGTTCACCGCGAACTCGATGAACGTGCTGTGCGAGGCCATGGGCGTGGCGCTGCCCGGCAACGGCACCGTGCTCGCGCTCACCCCGGAGCGCGAGGCGCTGGTGCGCCGCGCCGCGCGCCGCGCCGTGGAGATCGCCGCCGACGAGCGCTTCAGGCTGCGCAACCTGGTGAACCGCGACGCCATCCACAACGCCATGGTGGTGGACATGGCCATGGGCGGCTCGTCCAACACCGTGCTGCACATGCTCGCCATCTCGCGCGAGGCCGGGGCGCCGCTGTCGCTGCGCGACATCGAGGAGATCGCCGGCAAGGTCTCGCACATCGCGAAGATCGCCCCGTCGCTCGCGACCGTGCACATGGAGGACATCCACCGCGCCGGCGGCGTGCCCGCGGTGCTGCGCGAGGCGGCCCGCCGCGGCGGCATCGTCCGCGAGGACGCGCTCACCGTGACCGGCGAGACCGTGGGCGAGCGGATCCGCGGCGCGCGGACCGCCGACCCGGAGCTCATCCGGCCGCTCGAGAACGCGTACTCGCCGGTGGGCGGCCTGGCGGTGCTGTTCGGGAACCTGGCCGCGGAGGGCGCGGTGGTGAAGACCGCCGGCATCCAGCCCTCCATGCGCACGTTCACCGGCGAGGCGATCTGCTTCGACTCGCAGGACGAGGCCATCGCCGGGATCATGGGCGGCAAGGTGAAGCCCGGGCACTTCGTGGTGATCCGCTACGAGGGGCCGAAGGGCGGGCCGGGCATGCAGGAGATGCTCTCCCCCACCTCGCTCATCATGGGCATGGGCCTGGGCGAGAGCGTGGCGCTCGTCACCGACGGCCGCTTCTCCGGCGCGACCCGCGGCGCCTGCGTCGGCCACGTCTCCCCCGAGGCCGCCGAGGGCGGCGTGATCGGGCTGGTGCAGGACGGCGACCGGATCACCATCGACGTGGCGGCGCGCGCGCTGACGGTGGACGTCTCCGACGCCGAGCTGGCCCGGCGCCGCGAGGGGTTCCGGCCGAAGCGCCGCGATCCCGGCTCGTCCTGGCTCCGCCGCTACGCGCACCTCGTCACGAACGCGGCGAACGGCGCCGTGCTGCGGAGCACCGACCTCTAG
- a CDS encoding NUDIX hydrolase: protein MRAPGFDEATERVRRALGARPRRSLAVPGFRPAAVLVALLDRPGGPSILFTRRSQALNHHRGEISFPGGRLEPGEDAPAAALREAHEEVGLAPAASEVLGLLDDLPSVAGYVVTPVAAAVRAPPAAFTAAADEVDEHFELPLAQLLDPALRRASLWDPAGLPERLAAVVARAAVPFEDVDPGTGHWRVWSFHADEARVVWGLTARILADLLDRAFAGRG from the coding sequence ATGCGTGCCCCCGGCTTCGACGAGGCGACCGAGCGCGTGCGGCGGGCGCTCGGCGCACGGCCGCGCCGGTCGCTCGCGGTCCCGGGCTTCCGGCCGGCGGCGGTGCTGGTCGCGCTGCTCGACCGCCCCGGCGGCCCCTCGATCCTGTTCACCCGCCGTTCACAGGCGCTGAACCACCACCGCGGCGAGATCTCCTTCCCCGGGGGACGGCTCGAGCCGGGCGAGGACGCCCCGGCCGCCGCGCTCCGCGAGGCGCACGAGGAGGTTGGGCTGGCGCCGGCGGCGTCCGAGGTGCTCGGGCTGCTCGACGACCTGCCCAGCGTGGCCGGGTACGTGGTGACGCCGGTCGCCGCGGCCGTGCGCGCGCCGCCCGCCGCGTTCACCGCCGCCGCCGACGAGGTGGACGAGCACTTCGAGCTGCCGCTGGCGCAGCTCCTCGACCCGGCGCTGCGGCGCGCCTCGCTGTGGGATCCCGCGGGCCTGCCGGAGCGGCTCGCGGCGGTGGTGGCCCGCGCGGCGGTGCCGTTCGAGGACGTGGACCCGGGGACGGGGCACTGGCGGGTGTGGTCGTTCCACGCGGACGAGGCGCGCGTGGTCTGGGGCCTCACCGCCCGGATCCTGGCGGACCTCCTCGATCGGGCCTTCGCCGGTCGGGGGTGA